A region of Candidatus Dependentiae bacterium DNA encodes the following proteins:
- a CDS encoding N-acetyltransferase has protein sequence MKNPFLIGKNIYLSPLTKEDVNPEYVNWLNDFEVCKYNSHSIIPNNLRKTFEYVEDVEKSQTKIVFAIKWKENDKHIGNVLLQQIDWISRSAEIAILIGDKDYWNKGVGTECYNLLINYGFNSLNLNRISSGQFTENKSMIRICEKVGMEKEGILRKVFYKNGGYVDIVIYAIIKE, from the coding sequence ATGAAAAATCCTTTTTTAATAGGAAAAAATATTTATCTTTCTCCATTAACTAAAGAAGATGTAAATCCAGAATATGTTAATTGGTTAAATGATTTTGAAGTTTGTAAATATAATTCTCATTCAATTATTCCTAATAATTTAAGAAAGACTTTTGAATATGTGGAAGATGTTGAAAAAAGTCAGACCAAAATTGTTTTTGCAATTAAATGGAAAGAAAATGACAAACATATAGGGAATGTTTTGCTGCAGCAAATAGATTGGATTAGTCGATCGGCTGAAATAGCAATTCTTATTGGGGATAAAGATTATTGGAATAAAGGCGTAGGGACTGAATGTTATAATCTGCTTATTAATTATGGATTTAATTCTTTAAATTTAAATCGGATAAGCTCGGGACAATTTACTGAAAATAAAAGTATGATAAGAATCTGTGAGAAAGTTGGAATGGAAAAAGAAGGTATTTTGAGAAAAGTTTTTTATAAAAATGGTGGTTATGTAGATATTGTTATATATGCGATTATTAAAGAATGA
- a CDS encoding YdcF family protein: MMTFQELFIVLVSNDMLKKSDAIILLEGDGFFRIDKALELYLQKWASFIVISGGIQNLDKGSFPAAQLYEALVKKNVNDSDIIIEDMSLNTREQAENIIKLSQENGWKRIIIVASHYHQYRAFLTFLKVVLDKKIDLEIINAAVSDLAWFENLKWGVRFELLKEEFEKIKKYKKVGHVATFQEAINYFKWKELQI, translated from the coding sequence ATTATGACATTCCAAGAACTGTTTATTGTGCTTGTAAGTAATGATATGCTCAAAAAATCTGATGCAATTATTCTGCTAGAAGGAGATGGTTTTTTTAGGATTGATAAAGCATTAGAACTGTACTTGCAAAAATGGGCATCGTTTATTGTTATTAGTGGTGGTATACAAAATTTAGATAAAGGATCTTTTCCTGCGGCGCAATTATATGAAGCTCTTGTAAAAAAAAATGTAAATGATTCAGACATAATAATTGAAGATATGTCTTTGAATACGAGAGAGCAAGCTGAAAATATTATTAAACTGTCGCAAGAAAATGGATGGAAGCGAATAATTATAGTGGCTTCTCATTATCATCAATACAGAGCTTTTCTTACATTTTTAAAGGTTGTTTTAGATAAAAAAATTGATCTAGAAATAATTAACGCTGCAGTTTCAGATCTTGCATGGTTTGAAAATTTAAAATGGGGAGTACGATTTGAGCTACTTAAAGAAGAATTTGAAAAAATAAAAAAATATAAAAAAGTAGGGCACGTAGCAACATTTCAGGAGGCTATAAATTATTTTAAATGGAAAGAGTTACAGATATAG
- a CDS encoding spore coat protein — MIIAILQARVSSSRLPEKVLKPILSRSMLQHQLDRIKNSKLIDILVVATSLDKSDDKIEQICLNESVICFRGSLNDVLDRFYHTAKKFNASTIVRLTGDCPLTDPEVIDKVIQYYVDNDFDYVSNTLNPTYPDGLDVEVFSFESLEKAWSSAKLPSQREHVTPFIKENFKVGEVKNKIDLSYLRWTVDELEDFDFVTKVYEKLYEINPNFGFQDILNLLNKYPELNLVNSKFERNEGYKKSLIEDNFYINEKVKNA; from the coding sequence ATGATAATTGCTATTTTGCAAGCAAGGGTATCTTCTTCGAGATTACCAGAAAAAGTTTTAAAGCCAATTTTGAGTAGGTCTATGTTGCAACATCAATTGGATAGAATTAAAAATTCTAAATTAATAGACATATTGGTTGTAGCTACAAGTTTAGATAAGTCTGATGATAAAATTGAACAGATATGTCTGAACGAAAGTGTAATATGTTTTCGCGGAAGTTTAAATGATGTTTTAGATCGTTTTTATCACACGGCCAAAAAATTTAATGCATCAACCATTGTTAGATTAACAGGGGATTGTCCATTAACAGATCCTGAAGTTATAGATAAAGTTATTCAATATTATGTGGATAATGATTTTGATTATGTTTCCAATACCCTTAATCCTACATATCCAGATGGGCTTGATGTTGAAGTTTTTAGTTTTGAATCTTTAGAAAAAGCTTGGAGTAGCGCAAAATTACCTTCACAAAGAGAACATGTAACGCCATTTATCAAAGAAAATTTTAAAGTAGGGGAAGTTAAAAATAAAATAGATTTATCATATTTGAGATGGACTGTAGACGAACTAGAAGATTTTGATTTTGTGACCAAAGTTTATGAAAAACTTTATGAAATAAATCCCAATTTTGGTTTTCAAGATATTTTGAACTTATTAAATAAATATCCAGAGCTCAATTTGGTTAATTCAAAATTTGAACGTAACGAAGGTTATAAAAAATCTTTGATAGAAGATAATTTTTATATAAATGAAAAGGTGAAAAATGCTTAA
- a CDS encoding DegT/DnrJ/EryC1/StrS family aminotransferase has protein sequence MNKLAIFGGKPLRVNLFEAHNTMGIEEQLAVEEVLKSGVLSKFLGCWHSDFYGGPKVQTFERMWAEKLNVSHAISVNSNTSGLITALGAVGIKPGDEVIVSPYTMTASAISPVFWGGVPIFADIDEDNFCLSAKSIEKKITKNTKAILVVHIFGHAADMDEIMELAKKYNLFVIEDAAQAPFGKYKDKYVGTIGHIGVFSLNYHKHIHTGEGGMITTNDSNLAERCQLIRNHGEAVVENKGVKNIDNIFGFNFRMPEMEAAIGIEQLKKFDDLLEKRIQNAKYLNEKLGVFNYLDVCIPKPYVKHCYYQQPMKYFAYKNGWLHRDKYLKVLIKELPSSYMRELDPLIGGGYTRPLYLQPVYQQKAINLYKHKKEDLDYSKGICPVVEKMHYEQLITHEFMRPSMGRQDLDDVVSAFYKVHENMQEIIERQNEI, from the coding sequence ATGAACAAATTAGCAATATTTGGAGGTAAACCATTAAGGGTAAATCTTTTTGAAGCGCATAATACAATGGGAATTGAAGAGCAGCTTGCAGTTGAAGAAGTTTTAAAAAGTGGAGTTCTAAGTAAATTTCTAGGATGTTGGCATTCGGATTTTTATGGAGGACCTAAGGTTCAAACTTTTGAAAGAATGTGGGCTGAAAAGTTGAATGTTTCGCATGCGATATCTGTTAATTCTAATACTAGTGGGTTAATTACTGCTTTAGGCGCTGTTGGTATTAAACCAGGCGATGAAGTTATTGTTTCTCCTTATACAATGACAGCTTCTGCAATTTCACCTGTTTTTTGGGGAGGTGTTCCTATTTTCGCAGATATTGATGAAGATAATTTTTGTTTATCCGCCAAAAGTATTGAGAAAAAAATAACAAAAAATACAAAAGCGATTTTAGTTGTTCATATATTCGGCCATGCTGCGGATATGGATGAAATAATGGAACTTGCTAAAAAATATAATTTGTTTGTTATAGAAGATGCGGCGCAAGCTCCTTTTGGGAAATATAAGGATAAATATGTAGGTACGATAGGCCATATTGGTGTTTTTAGTTTGAATTATCATAAACATATTCACACCGGAGAAGGTGGCATGATAACCACTAATGATTCTAATTTAGCCGAGCGCTGTCAATTGATCAGGAATCATGGAGAAGCTGTTGTAGAAAATAAAGGTGTAAAAAATATAGATAATATTTTTGGATTTAATTTTAGAATGCCCGAGATGGAAGCAGCTATTGGTATTGAGCAACTAAAAAAGTTTGATGATCTTTTAGAAAAAAGAATACAAAATGCTAAATATTTAAATGAAAAATTAGGTGTTTTTAATTATTTAGATGTTTGTATTCCAAAACCTTATGTAAAACATTGTTATTATCAGCAACCTATGAAATATTTTGCATATAAAAATGGATGGTTGCATCGAGATAAATATTTAAAAGTTTTAATTAAAGAATTACCTAGTTCATATATGCGAGAATTGGATCCTTTAATTGGAGGTGGTTACACTAGGCCTTTATATTTGCAACCTGTTTATCAGCAAAAAGCAATTAATTTGTATAAACATAAAAAAGAAGATTTGGATTATAGCAAAGGGATTTGTCCTGTTGTTGAGAAAATGCATTATGAGCAGCTTATAACTCATGAGTTTATGCGTCCCTCTATGGGTAGGCAAGATTTGGATGATGTGGTTAGTGCTTTTTATAAGGTCCATGAAAATATGCAAGAAATTATAGAGCGGCAGAATGAAATATAA
- a CDS encoding glycosyltransferase family 4 protein, which yields MNILVISHTYIASINRDKWKVLAQLYPQINLKVLVPTVWQDVLFKLEADDLDKDNLKNCEFLPLDTFKGGNEVLYGYYPIKFIKLLKSFKPYLIHVEQGDNAFSYFQSILFSKLFCKKTKFTFFTWINWKPKKSWKYKFFWQFVESFNLRNSNGAFVGNEDAKNILKEKYFKKPILVLPQLGVDTNFFVPKSKEQNKTIGFVGRLVREKGIFDLVDAFSQIIFDHPEWKLKFLGGGNHAEDFKKYIAQKNLENKITICNSVDHFQVKDFIQSVDFLVLPSFDTNLWREQFGHVIIEAMSCKVSVIGSDAGEIPNVIADAGLIFEQRDIKGLAGCLKILIEDKNLREKLAEKGYERVKKFYSHEAIAKRTYEFWCEVLKS from the coding sequence ATGAACATTCTTGTTATTAGTCATACTTACATCGCTTCTATTAATCGCGATAAATGGAAAGTTTTAGCACAATTATATCCACAGATAAATTTAAAAGTTTTAGTTCCAACTGTTTGGCAAGATGTTTTGTTTAAATTAGAAGCTGATGATTTAGATAAAGATAATTTGAAAAATTGTGAATTTTTACCGCTTGATACTTTTAAAGGTGGAAATGAAGTTTTGTATGGTTATTATCCAATTAAATTCATTAAGTTGCTTAAAAGCTTTAAGCCGTATTTGATTCATGTTGAGCAAGGTGATAATGCTTTTAGTTATTTTCAATCTATTTTATTTTCAAAATTATTTTGTAAAAAAACAAAGTTTACATTTTTTACTTGGATAAATTGGAAGCCAAAAAAGTCTTGGAAATATAAATTTTTTTGGCAGTTTGTCGAAAGTTTTAATTTGAGAAATTCTAACGGAGCTTTTGTTGGGAACGAAGATGCTAAAAATATTTTGAAAGAAAAATATTTCAAAAAGCCAATTTTAGTTTTGCCACAGCTCGGCGTTGATACGAATTTTTTTGTTCCAAAATCTAAAGAGCAAAATAAAACGATAGGGTTTGTTGGAAGGCTTGTGAGAGAAAAAGGTATATTTGATTTGGTTGATGCTTTTTCACAAATTATTTTTGATCATCCAGAATGGAAATTAAAATTTTTGGGTGGTGGAAACCATGCAGAAGATTTTAAAAAATATATTGCTCAAAAAAACTTAGAAAATAAAATAACGATTTGTAATTCGGTGGATCATTTTCAAGTAAAAGATTTTATCCAAAGCGTAGATTTTTTAGTTTTGCCCTCTTTTGATACCAATTTATGGAGAGAACAGTTTGGGCATGTAATTATTGAAGCTATGTCATGTAAGGTCTCGGTTATTGGTTCGGATGCTGGTGAAATACCAAATGTTATTGCTGATGCCGGATTAATTTTTGAACAGAGAGATATTAAAGGTCTTGCTGGTTGTTTAAAAATTTTAATTGAAGATAAAAATTTAAGAGAAAAGTTGGCGGAAAAAGGATACGAGAGAGTAAAGAAATTTTATTCGCACGAAGCAATTGCAAAAAGAACTTATGAATTTTGGTGCGAAGTGTTAAAATCTTGA
- a CDS encoding flagellar biosynthesis protein FlgA, translated as MNKTFSKIIKIGNRFIGEGYPSYVIADIGANFDGSIEKAKKLILAAKESGADCAKFQSFKSKSIVAGKGFSKMQLKGIHGSWKKPIEEVFRDAEFHRDWHDEISDFCKHVEIDFSTAPYDFEAVDLCEKLNVPFIKIGSGDITWLEMLEYIARKNRPIFLSTGDATLAEVDEALRVIEFSGNMNIVLLQCITNYPSKIENANINVLKTYKTAFNILTGYSDHAPGPVVALGSVALGAVVIEKHFTLNKSDSGPDHAHSMDPSDFKTMVDYIRQLESAMGTTRKMVVEEEKETVIVQRRSLYAKRYIPKGKIIDREDLVELRPALGILPKHKTEILGKIAKIEIEEGSPVYWECF; from the coding sequence ATGAATAAAACTTTTTCAAAAATAATAAAAATAGGTAATAGGTTTATAGGCGAAGGATATCCTTCTTATGTAATTGCAGACATTGGTGCGAATTTCGATGGTAGCATTGAAAAAGCAAAGAAGCTTATTTTAGCTGCTAAAGAGTCTGGTGCAGATTGCGCAAAATTTCAAAGCTTTAAATCGAAATCGATAGTTGCAGGAAAAGGTTTTTCAAAAATGCAACTAAAAGGAATTCATGGTTCCTGGAAAAAACCTATAGAAGAAGTTTTTAGAGATGCGGAATTTCATAGAGATTGGCATGATGAGATTTCTGATTTCTGTAAGCATGTTGAAATAGATTTTTCTACAGCACCATATGATTTTGAGGCTGTGGATTTGTGTGAAAAATTAAATGTTCCTTTTATAAAAATAGGCTCGGGTGATATTACCTGGTTAGAAATGCTTGAATATATTGCTAGAAAAAATAGGCCTATTTTTTTATCAACGGGAGATGCAACATTAGCAGAGGTAGATGAAGCTTTGAGAGTTATTGAATTTTCAGGAAATATGAATATAGTTTTGTTACAATGTATTACTAATTATCCTTCTAAAATAGAAAATGCAAATATTAATGTTTTAAAAACTTATAAAACAGCTTTTAATATTTTAACAGGATATTCTGATCATGCTCCGGGGCCAGTTGTGGCTTTGGGCTCTGTTGCTTTAGGTGCAGTTGTTATAGAAAAACATTTTACATTAAATAAATCTGATTCTGGCCCGGATCATGCTCACTCTATGGATCCTTCTGATTTTAAAACTATGGTTGATTATATTCGTCAGTTAGAATCTGCGATGGGCACTACAAGAAAAATGGTTGTTGAAGAAGAAAAAGAAACTGTGATAGTTCAGCGTCGGTCTTTGTATGCTAAAAGATATATTCCTAAGGGAAAAATTATAGACAGAGAAGATTTAGTAGAATTAAGGCCAGCTTTGGGTATTTTGCCAAAACATAAGACAGAAATTTTAGGTAAAATTGCAAAAATAGAAATAGAAGAAGGATCGCCAGTTTATTGGGAATGTTTTTGA
- a CDS encoding UDP-glucose 6-dehydrogenase, with product MKKIAVVGAGYVGLVTGACFAHKGEDVTIVENNESKIQSLLAGKIPFYEPGLDLIVKESLENQKLKFVKSVDEALKKRPDIIFICVGTPTSDVGIPDLSYVYAVAKEVGQNINDYCLIVDKSTVPVGTAKEVKEIINQELARRKLSVDFDVASNPEFLKEGSAVLDFLEPDRVVVGVESEKAEVNLRDLYKKFCTSSEQFMVMKIESAELTKYASNAMLATRISFINQLALLADTAGADIEEIKRGMGKDKRIGSAFLNAGIGYGGSCFPKDLRALVYMGEKHKQLMTLAKEVENINKRQRIAFLEKIEKHYGQSLKDKKVGIWGLAFKPETDDIRCAPSLDIIPALLEIGCKIFAYDPIAAENIKNIYGEKINFANTANDVLANSDFLIILTEWNEFLKFKPQDFCILSDKIVFDGRNCFDPISMAMAGIDYFTVGRDCLSRDYFNVNCCQSKKSECEI from the coding sequence ATGAAAAAAATTGCAGTAGTTGGTGCAGGGTATGTTGGACTTGTTACGGGGGCATGTTTTGCACATAAAGGTGAAGATGTAACGATAGTCGAAAATAATGAAAGCAAAATTCAAAGCCTTTTAGCTGGTAAAATACCTTTTTATGAACCAGGCTTGGATTTAATAGTTAAAGAATCACTCGAAAATCAAAAATTAAAATTTGTAAAATCTGTTGATGAAGCGCTCAAAAAAAGACCTGATATAATTTTTATATGTGTTGGGACTCCCACAAGTGATGTAGGAATTCCTGATCTTTCGTATGTCTATGCCGTTGCAAAAGAAGTGGGCCAAAACATTAATGACTATTGTCTTATTGTTGATAAATCTACAGTTCCTGTAGGGACGGCAAAAGAGGTCAAAGAAATAATTAATCAAGAACTTGCAAGGCGAAAATTAAGTGTAGATTTTGATGTTGCTTCAAATCCGGAGTTTTTAAAAGAAGGAAGTGCAGTACTTGATTTTTTGGAGCCGGATAGGGTTGTGGTTGGAGTAGAAAGCGAAAAAGCGGAAGTTAATTTGCGAGATTTGTACAAGAAATTTTGTACATCATCTGAGCAGTTTATGGTTATGAAAATAGAATCTGCTGAATTAACAAAATATGCGTCGAATGCAATGCTTGCAACTAGAATCAGTTTTATAAATCAACTTGCATTACTAGCAGATACAGCGGGTGCTGATATCGAAGAAATAAAAAGGGGTATGGGCAAAGATAAAAGAATTGGATCTGCATTTTTGAATGCGGGCATTGGTTACGGTGGAAGTTGTTTCCCTAAAGACTTAAGAGCATTAGTTTATATGGGGGAAAAACATAAGCAATTGATGACGCTTGCAAAAGAGGTAGAAAATATTAATAAACGACAACGAATTGCATTTTTAGAGAAAATTGAAAAACATTATGGTCAAAGTCTAAAAGATAAAAAAGTTGGCATTTGGGGACTTGCTTTTAAACCTGAAACTGATGATATTCGCTGTGCTCCTTCGCTTGATATTATCCCTGCTTTGCTTGAAATCGGTTGTAAAATTTTCGCATATGATCCTATTGCTGCTGAAAATATAAAAAATATTTATGGTGAAAAAATAAACTTTGCAAATACTGCAAATGATGTTTTAGCTAATTCTGATTTTTTAATAATTTTGACAGAATGGAACGAGTTCTTAAAATTTAAGCCACAAGATTTTTGTATACTTTCAGACAAAATTGTTTTCGATGGACGTAACTGTTTTGATCCAATTTCGATGGCAATGGCTGGAATTGATTATTTTACCGTAGGAAGAGATTGCTTGAGTAGAGATTATTTTAATGTTAATTGCTGTCAATCTAAAAAGTCTGAATGTGAAATTTAG
- a CDS encoding aspartate aminotransferase family protein, with translation MLNRYSNSEKMLERALKTVPLGSQTYSKSKVHFPYGVSPFFIDRGEGCYVWDVDGNKYIDFGASLGAIVLGYGDEDLSKAVRKQLEKGTIFPLANEIEFKVAEKIVELVPCAEKVRFGKNGSDVTTAAIRLARAYTKKDHIVMCGYHGWHDWSIGTTSRNLGVPEVVKELTHTFKYNDINSLKTVFQQYPNQIAAVILEPMSIEYPKDDFLQKVKEVAHENGAILIFDEMITGFRYSLGGAQKLFGVVPDLATFGKALANGFPVSAIAGKSEIMNLMEEIFFSFTFGGETLSLAAALATMTKLQSLSILEDIKEKGQTFLIKLNELFLRHELSEVFSVSGHPSWSILQIKDFKGYSSFQIRTLFLQEMFKRNILFIGAHFFTHSHSESDINALLIAYDEVLILIKNCLSAKTLDLFLECEPLKPLFKVR, from the coding sequence ATGCTTAATCGGTATTCTAATTCTGAAAAAATGCTTGAAAGAGCTTTGAAAACAGTTCCTCTTGGTTCTCAGACTTATAGTAAAAGTAAAGTGCATTTTCCCTATGGTGTTTCGCCATTTTTTATTGATCGAGGTGAAGGATGTTATGTTTGGGATGTTGATGGAAATAAATATATAGATTTTGGGGCTAGTCTTGGAGCTATTGTTCTTGGTTATGGCGATGAAGATTTATCTAAGGCCGTAAGAAAACAATTAGAAAAGGGGACGATTTTCCCTCTTGCTAATGAGATAGAATTTAAAGTTGCTGAAAAAATTGTAGAACTTGTTCCTTGCGCTGAAAAAGTTCGTTTTGGTAAAAATGGTTCAGATGTTACTACTGCTGCAATTCGTTTAGCTAGGGCTTATACAAAAAAAGATCATATTGTTATGTGTGGTTATCATGGTTGGCATGATTGGTCTATTGGTACAACTTCTAGAAATTTAGGAGTTCCAGAAGTAGTTAAAGAACTTACCCATACATTTAAATATAATGATATTAATTCTTTAAAAACTGTTTTCCAACAATATCCAAATCAAATAGCTGCTGTGATTTTAGAACCTATGAGTATTGAGTACCCCAAAGATGATTTTTTACAAAAAGTTAAAGAAGTTGCTCATGAAAATGGAGCTATTTTAATTTTCGATGAAATGATTACTGGTTTTAGATATTCACTTGGTGGAGCGCAAAAATTATTTGGAGTTGTCCCAGACCTTGCAACATTTGGAAAAGCTTTGGCAAATGGATTTCCTGTATCTGCGATTGCGGGAAAATCCGAAATAATGAATTTGATGGAAGAAATATTTTTTTCTTTTACTTTTGGTGGCGAAACTTTATCTTTAGCTGCAGCCTTAGCAACAATGACAAAATTGCAAAGTTTATCAATTCTTGAAGATATAAAAGAAAAAGGACAGACGTTTCTTATTAAATTGAACGAATTATTTTTAAGGCATGAATTAAGTGAAGTTTTTTCTGTTTCTGGTCATCCAAGCTGGTCAATTTTGCAAATAAAAGATTTTAAAGGGTATTCAAGTTTTCAAATAAGAACTTTATTTTTACAAGAGATGTTCAAGCGTAATATTTTATTTATTGGGGCGCATTTTTTTACACATAGTCATAGCGAAAGTGATATAAATGCATTACTTATAGCTTATGATGAAGTTTTGATTTTAATTAAAAATTGTTTAAGTGCAAAAACTTTGGATTTATTTCTTGAATGTGAACCTTTAAAACCTCTTTTTAAAGTTAGATAA
- the pseB gene encoding UDP-N-acetylglucosamine 4,6-dehydratase (inverting) translates to MLNEKSILITGGTGSFGKVFIKTILNNFKNIKRVIVFSRDEFKQFEMSNLPEFKNDPRLRFFIGDVRDKERLYRAFDGVDIVIHAAALKQVPSCEYNPFEAVKTNIIGAQNVIDAAIDRGVNKVIALSTDKACAPVNLYGATKLCSDKLFLAANVYSGSRDTKFSVVRYGNVLGSRGSVVPFFKELILCGSNELPITDERMTRFWLKLDQAVEMVLTALNVMEGGELFVRKVPSMRVTDLAIALAPNTKFKNIGIRPGEKIHEVMISKEDSALTYEFEDYFVALSPMVADKFAKKYQAARLLASDFEYSSDKNLEWLSVESMKELIDKI, encoded by the coding sequence ATGCTAAATGAAAAATCTATCTTGATTACTGGCGGGACAGGCTCTTTTGGTAAAGTTTTTATTAAAACAATTCTAAATAATTTTAAAAATATTAAACGCGTTATTGTTTTTTCTAGAGATGAATTTAAACAATTCGAAATGTCTAATCTACCCGAATTTAAAAATGATCCAAGATTGCGATTTTTTATAGGGGATGTAAGAGATAAAGAAAGACTTTATAGGGCTTTTGATGGTGTTGATATTGTTATTCACGCAGCGGCATTGAAACAAGTTCCTTCATGCGAATATAATCCTTTTGAGGCGGTTAAAACAAATATAATTGGAGCTCAAAATGTTATTGATGCAGCAATTGATAGAGGCGTGAACAAAGTTATTGCTTTAAGTACAGATAAAGCTTGTGCTCCTGTAAATCTTTATGGTGCAACAAAATTATGCTCGGATAAATTATTTTTAGCAGCAAATGTTTATTCAGGTTCTAGGGATACTAAATTTTCTGTTGTGCGTTATGGCAATGTGTTAGGTAGTCGTGGTTCTGTAGTTCCATTTTTCAAAGAATTGATTTTGTGTGGAAGTAATGAACTTCCAATTACTGATGAGAGGATGACTCGTTTTTGGTTAAAACTTGATCAAGCAGTAGAAATGGTTTTAACAGCTTTGAATGTGATGGAAGGTGGAGAATTATTTGTTAGAAAAGTTCCTTCCATGCGTGTTACGGATTTGGCTATTGCACTTGCTCCTAATACGAAATTTAAAAACATAGGTATAAGGCCTGGTGAAAAAATTCATGAAGTTATGATATCAAAAGAAGATTCTGCTTTAACGTATGAATTCGAAGATTATTTCGTTGCATTATCCCCAATGGTAGCGGATAAATTTGCAAAAAAATATCAAGCTGCAAGGCTACTTGCAAGTGATTTTGAATATAGTAGTGATAAAAATTTAGAGTGGCTATCTGTAGAGTCAATGAAAGAGTTAATTGATAAAATTTAA